CCGTACTCGGTGCTGTTGGCGAGATCGACCGCTTCAGCTTCGGTTGTGAACTTCGTGATGGACACCACGGGACCGAAGATCTCCTCGCGGTACAGCCGCGAGTCGGTGGGCACGTCGGTGACGATGGTCGGCGGGAAGAACGCCCCGTCTTCCGCGCGCGGGCCCCCGACGATCTCGTACCCACCGGCGGCGACGGCCTCATCGACGAGCCCTCCAATGCGGATCGCGGCGTCACGGTTGATGAGTGGCCCGATGTCCACTCCCGCATCCAGGCCGGGACCGACCCTCAACGCGTGCACGCGCTCGGCGAGCCGCTCCACGAAACGGTCGTGGATGTCTTCCTGCACGAGGAACCGGTTCGCGGCAGTGCACGCCTGACCGACATTGCGGAACTTCGCAATCATCGCCCCATCGACGGCGGCGTCCAGGTCCGCGTCGTCGAACACCAGGAACGGGGCGTTGCCACCGAGCTCCATAGACGTACGCAGGATGTTGTCCGCGGCCTGCTTGAGCAGGGTGCGCCCCACCCCCGTCGAGCCGGTGAAGCTCACCTTGCGCAGCCGAGGGTCCCGCATGAGCGCGTCGGAGACGGCCGCGGAGCGAGTGGAGGGGATCGCGTTGAGGACGCCCTCAGGGAGCCCGGCCTGTTCGAACAGCGACACCAAATAGAGCGTCGTCAGCGGGGTGAGCGCGGCCGGTTTGATCACCGCTGTGCAGCCTGCTGCCAGGGCCGGTCCGATCTTGCGGGTCGCCATTGCCAGCGGGAAGTTCCAGGGAGTGATGAGGTAGCACGGGCCTACCGGTCGGTGGGTGACCAGCATCGCGCCCGTTCCCTCCGGGGTGCTGCCGGTCCGCCCGCCGGCGCGAACGGCTTCTTCCGCGAACCAGCGGAGGAACTCCCCGCCGTAACGGACTTCGGCCGCCGACTCGCTGAGCGGCTTGCCCATCTCGAGGGTGATGAGCCGGGCGATGTCGTCCGCGTGCTCGACGACCAGTTCGAACGTGCGAAGCAGGATCCCGCTGCGCACCCGGGCTGGTGTCTTCGCCCACGCATCTGCTGCCGCAGACGCCGCGTCCAGCGCCCGCAGCGCATCAGCCGGGGTGGCGTCGGCGATCTCGGTGAGGACTCGGTCGAAGGCGGGGTCGTGCACAGGGAAGGTTGTGCCGTCGGCGGAGTCCCGCCACTGCCCGTCGATGAACAGCTGCAATGGCAGGCCAGGGAGCGCACTCATGCTCTGCCTCCCGCGACCAGCGTCACCGGGGAGTTGAGATAGCCACGGACCTGCTCCGCGACACGCTCCGGCGAGAGCCCGTACTTGTCGAGCAGGAAGTCGTTCGGACCGGACTCTGACCACTGATCTTCCAGGCCCAGCCGTGCCACCCGGGGAGCACCCTCCAGTTCGCTGAGGGTTTCGCTGATCAGCCCGCCGAGACCACCGATGGTCGTGTGCTCCTCGATGGTGATGACCAGGCGAGCGCCGTCAACGGCGGCCAGCAAGGAGTGCACGTCCAGCGGCTTGATCGTGGGTACGTGGATGACTCGCACGTGGATGCCCGACTCGCTGAGAATGGCCGCGGCCTCGTTCACCCGTGAGCTCTGCACGCCGGTGGATACCAGCGCCACCACACCACCCGGATGCAACGTGACCACCTCGCCGAGGCGGAATTGGTAGTTCTCGGGAAGGACGGCGGGGACAGCATCCCGGGCAATTCGGACATAGACGGGACCGTCGTGCGCTGACGCCCACCGGGTCATCTCAGCGATCTCCACCTCATCGGCCGGCGCGAGCACGGTCATGTTGGGCATCGCCCGCATGATGGCGAGGTCCTCGATGTCCTGGTGGGTCTTTCCGGAGCTTCCGTTGAGGAGGCCGCTGTAGGAGCCGGCGATCCGGACCGGCGCGTGAGTCTGCGAGACGAGCATGCGGATCGGGTCAAGGGCGCGGTGGGTGAGGAACACCCCGAAGGTGGACAGCCAGGGACGGAACCCGGCGGTGGTCAGTCCGAAGGCGATGCCGACCATGTTCTGCTCGGCGATACCCACTTCCACGAACCGGTCCGGGAACGCCTCGGCGAACTTGTCGGCCTTGGTGGAGTTGGCCAGATCACCGTCGACGACGACGATGCTCGGGTCCTCTGCCCCGATCTCCACCAGGGTGTCGCCCCAGACATCTCGTTGCGCTTTCACAGCACGGCCTCCTCGATTGCCAGTTCACGGCGGGCGATGGCGAGCTGCTCATCCGTGGCCACGCCGTTGTGCCACTTGTAGGTCCCGCGGGTGAAGGACACACCCTGCCCCTTGGCGGTGTGCGCGAGGATGACGGTGGGCCGGTCGGTGGCCGCAGCGTTCTTCTCCGCCGCGCCGTACGCGGTGAGGATGTCGTCGAAGTCGTGCCCGTCGACTTCGAGCACGTTCCAGCCGAACCCGCTGAGGATCGCGCGCAGGTCGACGTGTGCCCACGGTTCGCTGCGGTCGAACCGGTCGCGATTGGGGACGGCGGGCCAGCCGAACTGCTGGAGGCCGTTGAGGTCGATGATGGCGATGAGATTGCTCAGCCCGTAACGGCTGGCGGAGTTGAACGCCTCCCAGACCATGCCTTCCTGAAGCTCCCCGTCGCCGAGCATCACCCAGGTGCGGTAGTCCGCGCGGATCTTCTTCGCACCCAGCGCGATGCCGACACCGGCCGACAGGCCTTGGCCGAGGGAGCCCGTGGACACGTCGATCCCCGGAGTGAGCTTCATGTCGGGGTGCCCCTGCAGACGGGAGTCGCCGTGATCGAAGGTGGCCAGCTCGTCCACAGGGAAATATCCCCGCAGTGCCAGCACACTGTAGAGACCGATGGCGGAGTGGCCCTTGGAGAGCACGAACCGGTCGCGACTCGGGTCCTGGGGGTTCTCCGGGTCGATGCGCAGCTGCTGGAAGTACAGCGCCACCAGAAGATCGGTCATCGACAGCGGTCCGCCGATGTGTCCGGCCTTGCTCTGCGCGACGGTGTTGACGATGTGCCAGCGCACCAGGCGCGACAGCCGCGCTAGCTCCGCGTGCTGTTGCGTCGTGCCGGACGGGGTGTCCAGACCGGGCCAGGCGTCTTCGCTCATGAGAGAATCCTACCTATTTACGGACAGATTGTCCATTTTATGTACGTTTTTTGGGAGCGCAGAACCGCTGGATGCGGCTCAAGCGTTCAGACGGCGGCGGTCAGTTGATGA
This window of the Microbacterium sp. SSM24 genome carries:
- a CDS encoding NAD-dependent succinate-semialdehyde dehydrogenase → MSALPGLPLQLFIDGQWRDSADGTTFPVHDPAFDRVLTEIADATPADALRALDAASAAADAWAKTPARVRSGILLRTFELVVEHADDIARLITLEMGKPLSESAAEVRYGGEFLRWFAEEAVRAGGRTGSTPEGTGAMLVTHRPVGPCYLITPWNFPLAMATRKIGPALAAGCTAVIKPAALTPLTTLYLVSLFEQAGLPEGVLNAIPSTRSAAVSDALMRDPRLRKVSFTGSTGVGRTLLKQAADNILRTSMELGGNAPFLVFDDADLDAAVDGAMIAKFRNVGQACTAANRFLVQEDIHDRFVERLAERVHALRVGPGLDAGVDIGPLINRDAAIRIGGLVDEAVAAGGYEIVGGPRAEDGAFFPPTIVTDVPTDSRLYREEIFGPVVSITKFTTEAEAVDLANSTEYGLAAYAYTADLARGHRLMASIDAGMLGVNSGAISNPAAPFGGTKQSGLGREGGNEGIHEYLDTKYAFVPGS
- a CDS encoding transketolase family protein, with translation MKAQRDVWGDTLVEIGAEDPSIVVVDGDLANSTKADKFAEAFPDRFVEVGIAEQNMVGIAFGLTTAGFRPWLSTFGVFLTHRALDPIRMLVSQTHAPVRIAGSYSGLLNGSSGKTHQDIEDLAIMRAMPNMTVLAPADEVEIAEMTRWASAHDGPVYVRIARDAVPAVLPENYQFRLGEVVTLHPGGVVALVSTGVQSSRVNEAAAILSESGIHVRVIHVPTIKPLDVHSLLAAVDGARLVITIEEHTTIGGLGGLISETLSELEGAPRVARLGLEDQWSESGPNDFLLDKYGLSPERVAEQVRGYLNSPVTLVAGGRA
- a CDS encoding transketolase, with the protein product MSEDAWPGLDTPSGTTQQHAELARLSRLVRWHIVNTVAQSKAGHIGGPLSMTDLLVALYFQQLRIDPENPQDPSRDRFVLSKGHSAIGLYSVLALRGYFPVDELATFDHGDSRLQGHPDMKLTPGIDVSTGSLGQGLSAGVGIALGAKKIRADYRTWVMLGDGELQEGMVWEAFNSASRYGLSNLIAIIDLNGLQQFGWPAVPNRDRFDRSEPWAHVDLRAILSGFGWNVLEVDGHDFDDILTAYGAAEKNAAATDRPTVILAHTAKGQGVSFTRGTYKWHNGVATDEQLAIARRELAIEEAVL